A single genomic interval of Desulfovibrio sp. JC022 harbors:
- a CDS encoding PDZ domain-containing protein, whose product MELKATKFPTWLWPLAFGLATAYLVSSFVPLPKPTAPILGQSFSSDAATKIEKDSKLILEKNVLGLDNPAEIQKKAKVTPSTWMLVGILTGETDMAVFRIKKETVILREGDEHEGWTLSEIKPQYVIWKYGREQKKVAMWDQVQSLKLVRGKTNKITVNKAEAKEILDDPNAFLKQALFKPNSKGGKTQGFRVTNIKSNSLLKKLGLENGDVLMRINGEMINGPTKLLQVYGSLGGASAISIDVERKGRMLSLIVELK is encoded by the coding sequence CCACCAAATTTCCAACATGGCTGTGGCCGCTCGCCTTCGGGCTGGCCACGGCCTATCTTGTGTCGTCCTTTGTCCCGCTGCCCAAACCGACTGCCCCCATTTTAGGCCAGTCATTTTCCTCTGATGCGGCAACAAAGATTGAAAAAGATTCCAAGCTTATTCTGGAAAAGAATGTCCTTGGGCTGGACAACCCTGCTGAAATTCAAAAAAAAGCCAAAGTAACTCCATCCACATGGATGCTGGTCGGTATCCTTACCGGGGAGACCGACATGGCAGTTTTCCGAATCAAAAAGGAAACTGTCATCCTCCGCGAAGGAGATGAGCACGAAGGCTGGACTCTTTCTGAAATCAAGCCGCAATACGTTATCTGGAAATATGGACGGGAACAGAAAAAAGTCGCCATGTGGGATCAGGTCCAAAGCCTGAAACTTGTGCGCGGAAAGACTAATAAAATCACTGTTAACAAAGCTGAAGCCAAAGAAATCCTTGATGACCCCAATGCTTTCCTCAAGCAGGCACTCTTCAAGCCTAATTCCAAAGGCGGAAAGACTCAGGGCTTCAGGGTAACCAATATCAAGTCCAATTCCCTGCTCAAAAAGCTGGGTCTTGAAAACGGTGACGTACTCATGCGCATCAACGGTGAAATGATCAACGGACCGACCAAATTGTTGCAGGTATACGGTTCTCTCGGCGGGGCTTCGGCCATCTCCATTGACGTGGAGCGCAAAGGACGAATGCTTTCCCTGATAGTAGAACTCAAGTAG
- a CDS encoding type II secretion system F family protein, with the protein MPTYQYRAVTKEGKKKKGFVEASSQSKAFATLQSKGLMPLRLEQVKSGQKEKSSTQSFAASMSMSGKIRLGESFYYLGILIQSGTALAQSLDMMARMSGGKASHTWMEIRDAVQSGESFSSCLAKYPKIFPQVYVGMVQVAESVGKLGDVLENIAKYEEERAEVSGRLMTAMVYPVVILMIGMGAVYFLLSEVLPKITGIFKAAKGELPTSTKIVVALGNTLESLGPMALLIPLCIIFAFISAYKSVPKFREKIDGMLWKMPLVQKTTLARFSGILGFQIDAGIPLVQGMESSANAVKSTFFKKKMAEAREEVATGRSLSAVLAEQKIYPDIYILTLTAGQKSGELGKFLQRMGTIFERDVDNFMKRVVALAEPMLLLFIGMLIAFIVVAIMGPIFDLTTLVK; encoded by the coding sequence ATGCCTACTTATCAATATCGAGCAGTCACCAAGGAAGGGAAGAAGAAAAAAGGCTTTGTCGAAGCCTCTTCCCAGTCAAAGGCTTTTGCCACCCTGCAAAGCAAGGGCTTGATGCCCCTGCGTCTTGAGCAGGTCAAATCCGGGCAAAAAGAAAAAAGTTCCACCCAGTCTTTCGCCGCCTCCATGTCCATGAGCGGAAAGATCAGGCTGGGGGAATCCTTTTACTATCTTGGAATCCTGATCCAGAGCGGAACCGCGCTGGCCCAGTCTCTTGACATGATGGCCCGCATGAGCGGCGGTAAAGCCAGCCACACCTGGATGGAAATCCGTGATGCTGTCCAATCCGGGGAAAGCTTTTCATCCTGCCTTGCCAAATATCCCAAAATTTTCCCGCAGGTTTATGTGGGCATGGTGCAGGTTGCCGAATCCGTAGGTAAACTAGGCGACGTACTTGAAAATATTGCCAAGTACGAAGAAGAACGCGCCGAAGTAAGTGGGCGGCTTATGACCGCCATGGTCTACCCGGTGGTTATCCTGATGATCGGTATGGGCGCGGTCTATTTTCTGCTATCCGAAGTTCTGCCCAAGATCACCGGCATATTCAAAGCCGCCAAAGGCGAACTGCCCACCTCCACAAAAATAGTCGTGGCATTGGGCAACACCCTTGAAAGCCTAGGACCCATGGCCCTGCTCATTCCGCTGTGCATAATTTTCGCTTTTATCAGTGCCTACAAATCAGTCCCCAAATTCCGGGAAAAAATTGACGGGATGCTCTGGAAAATGCCACTGGTGCAAAAGACCACTCTGGCACGCTTCTCCGGTATCCTCGGATTCCAGATTGATGCCGGAATTCCCCTTGTGCAGGGCATGGAAAGCTCCGCCAACGCGGTAAAATCCACATTTTTTAAAAAGAAAATGGCTGAAGCCCGCGAAGAAGTCGCCACCGGACGATCCCTAAGTGCTGTGCTTGCGGAACAAAAAATTTATCCCGATATTTACATCCTGACCCTCACCGCCGGACAAAAATCAGGCGAACTGGGAAAATTTCTGCAACGAATGGGTACCATATTTGAACGGGATGTGGATAACTTCATGAAGCGAGTGGTCGCCTTGGCTGAACCTATGCTGCTGCTGTTCATCGGCATGCTCATCGCTTTTATTGTTGTCGCCATCATGGGCCCGATCTTCGACCTCACCACGCTCGTCAAATAG
- a CDS encoding SIS domain-containing protein, with protein sequence MTEKQLSDFIKRGKEVLEIEEKGLASIRDSLDLNFAAAVEMLAGCKGRVIITGLGKSGLVGRKIAATMSSTGTPSFFLHPVEGAHGDLGMVRAEDVVISISNSGETDELNALLPAIRSFGTRIISITSEIESTMGRLSDIVVRTKVPCEACSHGLAPTSSTTAALAMGDALAVCLMDHKAFDSQDFKKFHPGGSLGRRLTLCISELMHTDNIPSAPRDEPLSKALTVLDKGGLGLVALTAGEKLSGVITDGDVRRMVCSGSFDTNMPASTVMIENPLRITPDMSAAQALDIMESKEITVLPVVNGEGMLTGMIHLHDLLGKGRLKFADNVRS encoded by the coding sequence ATGACCGAAAAACAACTTTCCGACTTCATAAAAAGGGGCAAGGAAGTCCTTGAAATTGAAGAAAAAGGACTTGCTTCAATCCGTGATTCACTAGATCTCAACTTTGCCGCAGCAGTTGAAATGCTGGCAGGATGCAAAGGACGTGTGATCATAACCGGACTGGGCAAATCAGGCTTGGTAGGCCGCAAAATTGCCGCTACCATGTCCTCCACCGGAACCCCGTCCTTTTTCCTGCATCCGGTAGAGGGAGCCCACGGGGACCTCGGCATGGTCCGGGCCGAAGACGTAGTCATCTCTATTTCCAACAGCGGGGAGACTGACGAACTTAACGCATTACTCCCGGCTATCCGGTCCTTCGGCACTAGGATCATTTCCATTACCTCGGAAATTGAATCCACCATGGGCCGACTTTCAGATATCGTAGTCAGGACAAAAGTCCCCTGCGAAGCATGCTCCCACGGACTGGCACCGACATCATCCACCACCGCAGCTCTTGCCATGGGCGACGCTCTGGCGGTCTGCCTTATGGACCATAAGGCTTTTGACAGTCAGGATTTCAAGAAATTTCATCCCGGCGGATCACTGGGCCGCAGGCTGACCCTGTGCATCAGCGAACTCATGCACACGGACAACATCCCCTCCGCCCCGAGGGACGAACCTCTTTCCAAGGCCCTGACAGTACTCGACAAAGGTGGATTAGGTCTCGTTGCCCTGACAGCAGGAGAAAAACTTTCCGGTGTCATCACTGACGGCGATGTACGCAGGATGGTCTGCTCCGGAAGCTTTGACACCAACATGCCCGCCAGCACGGTCATGATCGAGAATCCTCTGCGTATTACCCCGGACATGTCCGCAGCACAGGCCCTCGACATCATGGAATCCAAAGAGATCACCGTGCTGCCCGTCGTAAACGGAGAAGGCATGCTAACAGGCATGATTCATCTGCATGACTTATTAGGCAAAGGCCGTCTCAAGTTCGCCGACAACGTGCGTAGTTAA